Proteins co-encoded in one Garra rufa chromosome 21, GarRuf1.0, whole genome shotgun sequence genomic window:
- the spred1 gene encoding sprouty-related, EVH1 domain-containing protein 1, protein MSEESNPNSDESYARVRAVVMTRDDSSGGWLPLGAGGLSCVSVHKLIRTEADGSGGADFLIHGERLKDETVLLDCVIRRDLVYNKINPIFHHWRIGNMKFGLTFQSPADARAFDRGIRRAMEDIKQVRVRVRVRVRVSVSVSVRVRVRVRVRVRVRVRVRVRVRVASASACACECECECVCVRVSVSVCVCNFVCRCWRSVDQVSVSPSPQVSFNSRRHVSFHVDEEEIVRINPRKDVLIRGYEDYRHPVLWKRDPEREEPDASTVFSKPDVKKSEQPYGEGHGKDSAETRQPSALGKGKASRRRREDGERSRCIYCREMFNREDNRRGQCQDAPDPIEQCIYKVSCMLCAESMLYHCMSDSEGDFSDPCSCDTGEDQFCVRWLALLGLSLLAPCMCCYPPLRACHRLGEACRCCGGKHKAAG, encoded by the exons TGAGAGTTACGCGCGTGTGAGAGCGGTGGTCATGACTCGCGATGACTCCAGCGGCGGATGGCTTCCTCTGGGCGCCGGCGGACTCAGCTGCGTCTCCGTACACAAGCTCATCCGGACGGAGGCCGACGGCAGCGGCGGAGCGGATTTCCTCATCCACGGAGAGCGGCTCAAAGACGAAACG GTGCTGCTGGACTGTGTGATCAGGAGGGATCTGGTGTATAATAAGATCAATCCCATCTTCCACCACTGGAGGATCGGCAACATGAAGTTCGGCCTGACCTTCCAGAGCCCAGCGGACGCCCGCGCCTTCGACCGCGGGATACGGCGAGCCATGGAGGACATTAAACAAG TGCGAGTGCGAGTGCGAGTGCGTGTgcgtgtgagtgtgagtgtgagtgtgagagtGCGAGTGCGAGTGCGAGTGCGAGTGCGAGTGcgagtgcgtgtgcgtgtgcgtgtgagagt tGCGAGTGCGAGTGCGTGTGCGTGTGAGTGTGAGTGCGAGTGCGTGTGCGTGCGCGTGAGCGtgagcgtgtgcgtgtgc AACTTTGTGTGTCGATGTTGGCGGTCCGTTGACCAGGTGTCCGTGTCTCCGTCTCCGCAGGTGTCCTTCAACAGCAGGCGTCACGTCAGCTTTCACGTAGACGAGGAGGAGATCGTCCGCATCAACCCGCGCAAGGACGTGCTCATCCGAGGCTACGAGGACTACCGGCACCCCGTGCTGTGGAAGCGGGACCCGGAGCGCGAGGAACCCGACGCCTCGACCGTCTTCTCCAAGCCGGACGTCAAGAAGAGCGAGCAGCCGTACGGCGAGGGCCACGGCAAGGACTCGGCGGAGACGCGGCAGCCGTCGGCCCTCGGTAAAGGCAAGGCGTCCCGGCGGCGGCGCGAGGACGGAGAGCGCTCGCGCTGCATCTACTGCCGCGAGATGTTCAACCGCGAGGACAACCGGCGGGGTCAGTGCCAGGACGCGCCCGACCCCATCGAGCAGTGCATCTACAAGGTGAGCTGCATGCTGTGTGCCGAGAGCATGCTGTACCACTGCATGTCCGACTCGGAGGGCGACTTCTCGGACCCCTGCTCCTGCGACACCGGCGAGGACCAGTTCTGCGTGCGCTGGCTGGCGCTGCTGGGTCTGTCTCTGCTGGCGCCCTGCATGTGCTGCTATCCGCCGCTGCGCGCCTGTCACCGTCTGGGCGAGGCGTGTCGCTGCTGCGGCGGCAAGCACAAGGCCGCGGGATGA
- the fam98b gene encoding protein FAM98B, with product MESDILDILDQLGYDGPLAEEACLLAECGRGFSSSEYVSLVTWLSSRLTHITDAHTHQPLITEDPDRCMLDTSRLLKDLCCPCEGLASRLADGDVKDTKEHLKILLFLSSELQAAEMVSSKPATDEEELDASLQELRVICQTLNLPDPAGRDARDTFTAVQQQVNVLLEQLPETHVGDPAFNSSLHQDQWSELEKINGVLSAEYECRRRMLIKRLDVTIQSFSWSDRAKVRIDRMARAYQPKRYCLLPRSTVSVSDLLAARQDVCYMMKTSSGSCREKTSCAVNRILMGRVPDRGGRPSEIEAPLPEMPPWQKRSDGGGRGRGGGGYGGNRGGWRSGGDGWRGGRWSRGGRGGQHYR from the exons ATGGAGAGCGATATACTGGACATCCTGGATCAGCTCGG GTATGACGGGCCGCTGGCGGAGGAGGCGTGTCTGTTGGCGGAGTGTGGGCGGGGCTTCAGCTCATCTGAATATGTCAGTCTGGTGACGTGGCTCTCCTCCAGACTCACACACATCACTGACGCTCACACACACCAGCCGCTCATCACAG AGGATCCAGACAGATGCATGTTGGACACCAGCAGACTGCTGAAGGACTTGTGCTGTCCCTGTGAAGGACTGGCGTCACGATTAGCAGACGGAGACGTGAAGGACACAAAGGAGCATCTGAAGATCCTCT TGTTTTTGTCGTCGGAGCTTCAAGCAGCGGAGATGGTGTCCAGTAAACCAGCGACTGATGAAGAGGAGTTAGACGCGTCTCTGCAGGAGCTCAGAGTCATATGTCAAACACTGAATCTGCCAGATCCAGCCGGACGAGACGCCAGAGACACGTTTACTGCCGTCCAGCAGCAG GTGAATGTTTTACTCGAGCAGCTTCCAGAAACACACGTCGGAGATCCTGCGTTCAACAGCTCCCTTCATCAAGACCAATGG AGTGAGCTGGAGAAGATCAACGGCGTTCTGTCGGCGGAGTACGAGTGTCGGCGGCGAATGCTGATCAAACGTCTGGATGTGACCATACAGTCCTTCAGCTGGTCCGACAGAGCCAAG GTGAGAATCGACCGGATGGCCAGAGCGTATCAGCCGAAGCGATATTGTCTTCTGCCGCGGTCGACGGTGAGCGTGTCCGATCTGCTGGCGGCGCGTCAGGACGTCTGCTATATGATGAAGACCAGCAGCGGCTCGTGTCGAGAGAAAACCAGCTGCGCCGTCAACAGA ATCCTGATGGGACGGGTTCCTGACCGCGGCGGACGGCCGTCTGAGATCGAAGCTCCTCTGCCTGAGATGCCCCCGTGGCAGAAGAGATCCGatggaggaggaagaggaagaggaggaggaggatacGGTGGGAATCGGGGCGGCTGGCGCTCAGGAGGAGACGGATGGAGAGGAGGCCGATGGAGTCGAGGAGGCAGAGGAGGACAGCACTATCGCTGA